The DNA region tttataTACAGTAGCTCATACTGAAAACAGTCCAGCAcgatttatttacattattaaactattaaactatattttttattgaatagaagcgattttcttaaataaattatttatttatttatttagacctatgaccaataataataatttatcgaTTTTCAATGTGGACAATAAAGTTAATATGTTTCTGTAATGATAATAATCATGTTTTATTAAGATGAATGAGTAACTGACAATAGTGGAGAGTATTCAGTATTATGAACCACTGTAGATGAATTTTTCACCAAAAAGTGTACGATATTTTTCCACGCCAAATAGTTTTTGAAATACATATTAAGAAAAGTATTACATTTCGAATTCTGATAATTGTTTACATCTCCTAATCGTACACGATAAGGAATCAAGTTTGTTTGAGAGTATGTTGGAGTATGTTGCGAAAGCAATGCCACATGCCACATGCCACGTATTAGAAAGGAACAATAAATACGCAGGTAATATTTTTTCTCTAGTTTTACTCCTTCTGggaaaatatttaaaggaaacgATAATATGTACTCACAAATATcattcataaatatatatatatgtactaaAAACGTGTATAAAATACATTAcacttataaaaattgtttgtactaAATACGTGACTGCGTGGGGTGAATGTAACCAATCAACGGATCACACATTTCTACCGTGTACGCCTGCGCGAAGGATTCACGTTCCATCTGTGTTCCATCCTGACAGAGCGCAGTCGTCCGGTTGCCTTTGTCCAGTTGCTTCTTATTAAAActaaaatctttttaataaacaATGAGATTACTTTTATTAGTGGGTCTCGCGGTATCAGTCTTCTGTTCGAGTAGCGATGCCGACGATAAAAAGGGCCCGAAAGTAACTGATAAGGTAAATAAACTACATGTCACGAAATAACGGTCCCGGTATAACAAAGAATTTCTGTTTTCGAACAAAGTACAGAAAAGTAAAGTTCCgtaaaataaacaatatttattggtattgtaaataatatttcaagttTACTCGTACGCTCGTAATGTATCAAATTCGCGAAGATATGAGGGAGAAGAGTAAAACATATCTATGAAACTTTTAagatttcaaaattaattagtttGTATGTGCAGGTTTGGTTTGATATCAGCATCGATGGAAAGCCTGAAGGGAGAGTTGAGATTGGTCTTTTCGGGAAGACCGTACCGAAAACCGTGAAAAACTTCGTAGAATTGGCTAAGAAACCTCAAGGAGAAGGATACAAGAATAGCAAATTCCATAGAGTCATTCGTGAATTTATGATTCAAGGAGGAGACTTCACAAGAGGAGATGGAACTGGCGGTATgttcattactagactgtggatcttcatgcacaataaaaattgtctgcaccgattgcaagaaatagaaactaaatcgaatgttatttcttcccttaatgattttaatagaggagaaatcaaatattgacatcttgaatttttaaaattttccaacaactttgaatttcatctatccaattttgctataaatgcataaagatctattcATTACATTAACATGTTAACCACCAAATTCCATACAATCAAAGTGATTTTTTAGTGAAATGATAACTAAAAGTTCAATATACCTTTTCATTTCTAGGACATAGCATTTATGGAAACCGTTTTGAAGATGAGAACTTCAAGTTGAAGCATTACGGAGCTGGATGGTTGTCCATGGCAAATGCTGGAAAAGACACCAACGGTTCTCAATTCTTCATCACTGTGAAGCAAACTCCATGGCTCGATGGCAGACACGTTGTCTTTGGCAAAGTAATCAAAGGAATGGTATGTTACAGTAATCTTCAAACGTATTATGTATCTTACATATTtactttatatttaatatttatatataaataattttataggaTGTAGtacgaaaaattgaaagtgTAAGCACCGATACACGAGATAGACCCACCAAGGATGTTGTAATCGCTGATAGTGGAGCAGAAGTTGTAGCAGAGCCATTCAGTGTATCGAAGGAAGATGCTGTTGAATAAACTGTGTTATTGACACTTCATTTTCAGAGGAAAGACTAACTTTATACGATTACTCTAAACCACATAGATAACTTTATATACTCTGATACAATGACTTGATGATTCTGTATGTCTTCAAACTTGATTtaacgaaaagaaaatttaatgtTAGAATAATtgttttgaaaattatttaaaaaaatatacaatgtTACATCTAGAACAACGAAAACTAATTATTTATGATAATTATGTAATAAAgtctattttttaaaagtttaatTTTATGACAATTAAGATATAGGTCATGAATCTAGAGATGAAATTTTAAAGGACatataaaatcgaaaaaaaacatgaTACTGTACGAAAGATACCCTGTCTCCTTTATTGTTATCTTATTCCaacttttataaaaatacatgtaCATGTCAAAACGcgcaataaattttatatatatatatataatcatgTTTTTTTAATCAGTAACAACAAATATACTTTGTTAGATAATTCGAATTCTATTATTCTTTCCTTCTTTATTACGAATAAAATGATAATACTTTATAATGCCATGTTAACGTacgaaagtatatatatatatatatatacgtatgtgTCGCTGCAAGCCTGAGGTGATATTTTTTTCTGTGACTGAATGAAAACATGCATCCTTTCACTTGAAAGTTCATGATGTTCTCACGAGCGTAGATAGAaacatttaaaacattttattctcGTTCACATGAAAATATGTACTGTACATAACTATATATagtaacataaaattaattttgtattttcaaaaaatctaaaccctgaaggttaaaaaattgtaaatattgtctGATATTATTATATGTTTCTCAGACGTAATTGATGTTCAATATCGATTCGTATatgactatttttttatgatttattttttattatgatgggttgcatttttaaatatatttgtttcaTAGCGAAGCGAACAGTATGCGCAGATACATTCTATATAGTCAATATAGTACATAGTACACGTGCAGGCAGATGCATTGTGCATAACCAATTTCGTTTTCATAGTGTCGTAATCAGTCGTAATGTCACACCTTAACCATAATAATACTCAACAATTATTTCTTTGCATTAGGACATAATATGACTAATGtattataaaaagaaaacttCGTATTTACGCTTTATTTATTTGTCGCGCGAAGTAACGGGTCTTCCTTCGAAATGATTTAATTTTTCATCGTCTTTATTATATGAGCTACcgaacaaaataataaaaatggtcCAGTTTAGGTCTATATTAGTCTATTGCgtgtgttttttatttttcatattctaCATTCTTGGAGCTGCTCGTTATATTacagatttcgaagaaaatacttGCGATATGACATATATGTTTGAATATCCACAGTATGTGGTacgtaaaaagaaaaatgaaatttcaatgCGATTAAACTAAAATGAATGAATGTtagtttaatttatttcaatctTTCCTTTGGCTGATTAAACTAAGttatatctagactgcggattttatgcatttatgacaaaaatgagtaagcacaatttaaagcagtggacatattaagaagatttaaagacatcagcgtattggtttcaacttaatcagataattaaaagaagaaagaaaattttatttcactcctgtgtcttgcaatcaaggcaaatactttttattttgcataaagatctgcagtctatttagTTATATCACTCTAAAGACCATAGAAACTGTGGGTACGATAAGTCAAATTTCAAAGTTCACATGTAAACATATAAACCTATGTATCCAGTTTGCAATTAAATCATTAATATTATCTAACACGTATATCTGTTTTGTGtccaattaatttaatatatatctAACATATAAATCTTATTATTATCACCAGAGAATCTCTTTGGATAACAAAATAGAAGAACGATATCCTAGGTATGGATTGTACGCGTACGGAGAAGGTTTTGTTACGGAAAAACATAGAAGAATGTATTTCTCAGGAATACCAGTCCTTTTTATACCAGGAAACGCTGGATCGCATGAGCAAGGTTTTTATAATTCACTCATCAAATTTATATTGTTTGTAATACTATTTCTAATTCGTATTATCCATAACAtacatatgtttttttttcctttagTAAGATCTCTTGCATCTGTGAGTTTAAGGAAGAGTTTAAAGGACAGAACTCCATTTTACTTTGACTACTTCACAGTTTCATTGGGCAAGGATTATTCTGCTTTATACGGaggtataaaatataattacatgTGGAACCTTGTTTACagataattatttaatactTACTTCGAACTCTGTTTATCTAGATCCTATTAATCCGGATTGTCAAACATAATCCCTGTCTTGTTTTTAATCtgctaattaattaatatctTGAGTGTATGACTCGGAACCGACTGAATCTGACACAAAAGAAACTCGCAGACTTTTTCACAATAtcctaattaaattaaatttatagtatatgtatgtatatgtcttTCACTTTATACTACCAATATCATTGTaaaagtatacatataaaatacataaaatgtatTTGTGCTATTTATGTTGTTAATGCACTAATTTTCTGGATTTCCGGATAAACGGGGTTCTATCGTATTTGTAAAGATTGACTGTATTTAGTTTAGTAACTAATGAATTACCAATTCAAGGTGTATTAATGGACGAAACCTTGTATGTTTCACATTGTATAAAAAAGATTTTGAGTTTATACAAGACTAATGTGGAAAATGTTATACTTATTGGACATTCGATGGTAAGTGCAGCAATTGTAGAAATTTTGTAGCATACATTCTAAGAAATCCGTTTGCCATTTTAGGGTGGAGTCATTGCCAAAGGTTCTGTCTTATTAGCTTCTAACACGAATACCAGTGTGACAAATATCATTATTACTTTAGCTACTCCTCATATGCCTACATTGGTGTTAGACAGAACTTTCgccaattattattataatttagagaaccgtttaaatgaaattaaagatGCAGGAATAAATGTTATATCAATAGGCGGCGGGCCAAGAGACACGCTTGTGACCACAACGCAACTTCTAGACTCTACAGCAGACATTAATGTTCTTTCTACAAGTATACCAACCGTGTGGAAATCTACAGACCACTTGAGTATTCTTTGGTGTAAGCAATTAGTTCTCGCTATTGTGCGTTCATTATTCGACTCTGTTAGCGTTTCTCGAAGGCCCCCTAGAATCTCTCCGGATCCTCAAGAAAGGATGCAAGCTTTAAAGTATCATTTTCATCAGGTAAGAAATCCTTTGAATTATTTTTGTGTCTGCATGTAATGTTTCTAATAGAGTTAATTTATAGCGTACTTatggaaaaaaattatattaccCTAAAGAAACGGTACAATTCGAACCTGGCGGCGAGTGGATAGAAGATATTCGAAGGCAGTATACATGGAGCAGCAAAAGTTTATCGAAAAGAACATCTTCCATTTATCTTATGATTAGACTGACTGGGCAACCGGATGAATTAACTATTGACACTACAAACCTAGAATCTAGAGACTGGTTATTCGCTTGTACAGCATCCAGTATACAAGGACAATCGAGAGTTTGGTAATTACATCTTCTATTTACAAGTACAGTAATGTCCGACTGTAAGTCGTTTCCCTGTTCTGTGTTGTGACCTAGATATGAtcaggacactatttttttgtggcTTTAAagaccgcgccgaacgtagaaaagaacGGCGAAGGTCGgtagaagtgtaaacataactactccaataacaaaacatttttatttttcattattttttatgaggctttgaccaacatattcgtggcatttttctaatgaaaatgataccaagtatgatataattaaaattatatttacttgtgtaatgctcggcgaccgaggcagctcgagcttagAATGGGCAGCTTTCAGCCGGTTTTACAGCCGGACATTACTGTGAAATAATTTTGTGAATAAACGTAAAAACATATATTAATCGATTATTTATCTTTTAGTACTTGGGGTTGGAATTTGACGAATAGAACGCTACTTCTACCAGATCGTCTATATCGTCAAAGAAAAATTGTTGACTTAAATCTGAACGAAGTAAAATATCCTGGTGTAACACATATTGTAGTAAGAATTACTCCAAATGATTTAGATGAACATGTTTTGGTAAACGTTGATTTACATTCTCATGAAACAAGGTATATACCCATTAAGAGAAATACACCTTTATTGAACACTTTACTCGTAAGACCTAAAATTAAAAAGTCAAGTATTGGAGATGTGAGGTACTATGCTACTATTGATAGCAATATAAACGTTATAACAACCGAGCTGATAGTGTCTGAATGTACAGATGCAACGCAAAATATCGAAGCAATTGTTGAATTATACGAGCCGTGGAGCGTCGGTGCTAcgcaaattcaatttttcacggaAGTGTAAGTACAAATAATTGACATAAATCCTAAAGCGTGAGTGACACTGTATTTACGTTTTTAGAGATAACGGACcgaaaacaatgaaaattcAAACTAACTTTAAACATTCTAATGTCTCTCCACATTTAAAGTTAACATTAAATCGAGCGTGTTCTTATACGTTCAATATTCAGGAAGGTGGTATTATAGATCAAATTTCCGTTATTGTCAGAGACCGCTGGTACTTATTATACACAACGATTATTAGTTTACTTTTAATACTCTTATCAATAAGAGTTAATCAAGGTCGAGAACAACTTCCAACTATAGTAGTTACAGTATTCCTTTCGTACTATTACGGACTAATGTTCGAGTGTTTAGTTGCTACAGGATTTCTTTGTGTATTCACCATCGGACTATGCTGTTCAATTCTATTTTTGGCTTCAGTAGCTCATGGTATTGCTGTGAGGTAAAacaatttagttatttattcatGATATCTACGTGTATATTTTGATCATATTATATAAAAGTAAATTTGGTAAATTCTTTTAGATTCTTAGCACGTGCTGTTGCATTTTCAACAACATGGTCAGATTGGCTACTTGGAGGATTAAATCAATTACCCTTTGTCACAGCGATTCTTGTACTGTCCGTAATCCCCGCGACTTGCGGAGCTTTAGCTATGCTAATATCGGTATTTCTGTATTTTTTGAACCTAACGAAAATGTATGAAGACTTTTTAGAAGAACTTTTCATGGCTTACGTACCATTGTTCAGATCTAAAAAAAATGATTCTGAAGAACGCGAAGATACTAGACAAAAAATATTCAATCATGTTATTCTTTTCTTACTTTGGTGTTTTACCGCTATTCCGGCTGTGCCGTCTGTTCTAATTTGGGCAAAAAATTTCAGGTTTGTTTttacacaattttaaaaaatatgttatgTGGATATTATACATCGACGTATAcggggtgaaccacgaatcgtgacaagtagagattactctgttattagcagtccggtcgaaaatgtttttatcacgtATAGCATGGTTTTAaaagagctttcacgtgattatagcaaatttgttgtaaaaaaaattagaaaagcaattttttgcaATCTTTTTCATGTTATGGTACTTAtcgaattcgccttgaaatcctctaaaATCTAAAAGGTAGCATTtgcaaaaaattaaagatgaccttgaaaaatcatgacaaaaaatttgctataatcacgtaaaagctctcttgaaaccatgttatacctgataaaaacattttcaatcggactgctaataacagagtaatctctactggtcacgattcaTGGTTCATcttgtatactgtatactaaAAAAAAGATATGACTTTAATTCACTATAAATTTATTTCAGTTACGACATGAGGCTGACTACTGAAGATCCTTTGCTACATCAAAGCTGGATAGTCTTAGTAGCGTGCAGTACATCAGGCTGGTTACAAATTCCTCCAAAGTATCAGGCAATTCGATCACAAGTATTAGCCAGTGTATTATATTTTGTAGGCTGGATTATACTTTCAATGGGAGCAGCATCCCGACCACAATTTTATCAATATTATGTGCCACCTATAGTCGCTGGAGTCGCTAGTCTCATTACAATGAATCACTTCTTTAAGTAGATAGTTGATTACATAGTGTCGAAATTGatgtatatttgtatatttctaacatacacttttttaattttctaaccATTAGATATGTGAtgtactaaaaaataagactGTGTAAGTACAGTGAGAAGATatcgtgtaaattattatttacttaccatatatatatatatcgctttctaaaaagtattcgtattcGTATAATAAATCAAAAGTTATATTGTATGTGTCACaaaataaattactttatttatcatttatggGAAAAAGAGATACACAATTATAATATACATGATTGATATTCATATGATCAGACCTATATCTTCTAAAATCCCATTTATGGGCACTGTGCTGCGTTTGGTTTTTACAAATAATACACGAGtatttttagaaaatgtttaaagtaataaattttgtttctaCACAATACGTTTATaagtttttaaagaaattttataataatgactTGGATATATTCAAT from Lasioglossum baleicum chromosome 11, iyLasBale1, whole genome shotgun sequence includes:
- the Pgap1 gene encoding GPI inositol-deacylase codes for the protein MVQFRSILVYCVCFLFFIFYILGAARYITDFEENTCDMTYMFEYPQYVRISLDNKIEERYPRYGLYAYGEGFVTEKHRRMYFSGIPVLFIPGNAGSHEQVRSLASVSLRKSLKDRTPFYFDYFTVSLGKDYSALYGGVLMDETLYVSHCIKKILSLYKTNVENVILIGHSMGGVIAKGSVLLASNTNTSVTNIIITLATPHMPTLVLDRTFANYYYNLENRLNEIKDAGINVISIGGGPRDTLVTTTQLLDSTADINVLSTSIPTVWKSTDHLSILWCKQLVLAIVRSLFDSVSVSRRPPRISPDPQERMQALKYHFHQRTYGKKLYYPKETVQFEPGGEWIEDIRRQYTWSSKSLSKRTSSIYLMIRLTGQPDELTIDTTNLESRDWLFACTASSIQGQSRVCTWGWNLTNRTLLLPDRLYRQRKIVDLNLNEVKYPGVTHIVVRITPNDLDEHVLVNVDLHSHETRYIPIKRNTPLLNTLLVRPKIKKSSIGDVRYYATIDSNINVITTELIVSECTDATQNIEAIVELYEPWSVGATQIQFFTEVDNGPKTMKIQTNFKHSNVSPHLKLTLNRACSYTFNIQEGGIIDQISVIVRDRWYLLYTTIISLLLILLSIRVNQGREQLPTIVVTVFLSYYYGLMFECLVATGFLCVFTIGLCCSILFLASVAHGIAVRFLARAVAFSTTWSDWLLGGLNQLPFVTAILVLSVIPATCGALAMLISVFLYFLNLTKMYEDFLEELFMAYVPLFRSKKNDSEEREDTRQKIFNHVILFLLWCFTAIPAVPSVLIWAKNFSYDMRLTTEDPLLHQSWIVLVACSTSGWLQIPPKYQAIRSQVLASVLYFVGWIILSMGAASRPQFYQYYVPPIVAGVASLITMNHFFK
- the Ppib gene encoding peptidylprolyl isomerase B (cyclophilin B) — encoded protein: MRLLLLVGLAVSVFCSSSDADDKKGPKVTDKVWFDISIDGKPEGRVEIGLFGKTVPKTVKNFVELAKKPQGEGYKNSKFHRVIREFMIQGGDFTRGDGTGGHSIYGNRFEDENFKLKHYGAGWLSMANAGKDTNGSQFFITVKQTPWLDGRHVVFGKVIKGMDVVRKIESVSTDTRDRPTKDVVIADSGAEVVAEPFSVSKEDAVE